The stretch of DNA GACACCGGCGCCACCCTCGCGCGCAATCACCTCCTGGTGACCCTGGCCGCCCCCGGTGAGACCATTCCGACCGCGTACGTCTCCAACTACAGTGACAACACCGTCACCCCGGTCGACACCCGGACGCACAACGCCGGACCGCCGATCAGCGTCGGTAGCGGGCCGGACGGCATGACCACCGCGGCCGGGCACCTGTACGTAGCGAACAACAACAGCAACGACGTCACCGTGGTCGACCTCGCCACCAACGCCGTCACCGCGACGGTCAGGACCGGTGCGGTGGCGGCCGACGTCGCCGCCACCCCGGACCAACACACCGTCTGGGTCAGCGACTTCGGTGACGGCACCGTGCATCCCATCGACACGTCGACCTTGGCCGTGGGGGCTCCGGTCAAGGTCGGCGCCCAACCGGAGCGGCTGCGCGTCAACCCGGCGGGCACCGAACTCTGGGTGGCCGACCAGGGCGACGGCACGGTCTCCGTGGTCGATCTGGCCACCCGCACGCTCCGCCGCACCGTCCCGGTCGGCGCCGCCCCGTTCGGGGTGGCCTTCGCGCCGGACGGCAGCCGCGCCTACGTGAGCGAGAACGGCTCCGGCACCGTCTCGGTGATCGACACTGCGAGCTACCGGGTGGTCGCCACCGTCCCGGTCGGCTCCGGCCCGGAGTACGTCAGCGTCGCGCCCGACGGCCGCACGGCCTACGTGGCCGTCACCGGCCCCGGCGGGGTCGTCCCGATCGACACCGCGACCGCCACCGCCCGACCCGTCATCCCGACCGGCGGCGGCACCTACGCCCTCGCCTTCTCCCCCGACGGGCGGACCCTCTGGGCGGTCGACTCCGCCACCAACGACGTCCGACCGGTCGACCCGGCCACCGGCACCCCCGGCCCCGCCGTCACCGTCGGCAACGTCCCGGACGGCATCGCCGTGACCGGCTGAACCCGACCGGGGCGCGCCCGCCAGGGCGCGCCCCGGCACCTCCACCCCCTACCCAGGAGCACCCGTGCAAGCCCCCAAGCTGATAAGGCGGTTGGCCCTCGCCACCGCCGCCCTCGCCCTCGCGCTGCCGCTCACCCCGGCCGCCGCCGAGTCACGCCCGGCCACCGCTGCGGCCGCCGGGCAGGTCGAGACCAACTACGCCGACCCGGTCACCGCGCTGCCCCCGGTCAGCCGTCCGGACACCCCGCACTGCACCGTGACGGCGATGCAGCACGACTTCGCCAACAGCTACGGCCAGCCCTTCACCTCCACCCTCACCCCGCCGCCGGACTGCCCCGGGCCATGGAACAAGGTGGTGCTCGACTGGTCCGGCTCGGTGGGCGGCCGCCAGTACGACCGGCTGGCGGGCGTCTGGATCGGCGGCGCCGAGGTGCTCCGCACCTCCACCCCCGAGCCGGACCCGGACGGCATCAAGTGGCACGTGGACACCGACATCACGGCCTTCGCCCCGCTGCTGCGCACCGCGCAGCCGGTGGTGGTCGACCTCGGCAACCTGGTCAACTCCACCTACACCGGCGTCTTCCACATGACCATGACGGTCACCTACTACCAGGCCGACCACCACCACCCGGCCGCCGCCACCGCCGACCAGGTGCTGCCGGTCTCCCAGTCCACCACCGCCCCCGGCTGGTGGAACCTCGGGAAGGGCCAGAGCGCCACCGCCACCCTCGCCTTCCCGCGCAACCTGACCCAGGCCCACCTCCAGCTCTACGCCCGGGGCGGCGGCTGCGAGGAGTTCTGGTACGCCAACGTGCCCGACTCCTACGCGGCGGCCCACGCCGACGAGGGCCTCTGCGGCGGCGGCACCTACCGGGAGATCCAGGTGCAGGTGGACGGCCGTCCGGCCGGCACCGTGCAGCCCTTCCCCGCCATCTACACCGGCGGCATCAGCCCGATGATGTGGCGGCCGATCCCGGCCATCGACGCCTTCCGCACCCTCCCCTACGACCTCGACCTCACCCCCTTCGCGGGCACCCTGACCGACGGCAGGCCGCACACCGTCACCCTGCTCCCGCCCGCCGGCATCGCCGACCTCTGGACCCTGGACGGCAGCCTCTTCCTCTCCACCGACCCGCTGCGGCAGCAGACTTCGGGCGCCGTCACCCTCGACACCGTCCAGCCCGACCCGCAGCTGACCACCACCACCGCCGCCCAGGCCGACGGCAGCGACCTGATCACCGCCACCGCCACCCGCGACTGGTCGGTCAGCGGCTACGTGGACACCTCGCGCGGCCGGATCACCACCCGCCTGGACCGCCACGGCTCGTACAGCAACCGCGACACCATCAGCAACGGCGGCCAGCAGCAGGTCAGTTCGCAGCGCGACAGCGGCTGGCTGCAGACCACCGTCAGCCACGGCCCCGGCCGGCCCGAGGGCACCCGCGCCGACTGGTCCTACCCGATCGACGTGACCAGCACCTACGTGCCCGGCGCCACCGCCGACAGCTACCTCGTCCGCGGCCAGGCCACCGTCGCCCGCCACCTGAGCACCAGCACCCAACAGGGCCACCACTGGCGCCCGGTGGACTCCACCGACGACCGCCTCACCGCCCAGGGCGTCATGGAACGCCAGTCCGGCACCCTAGTCCAGGCCGACGGCAGCGGCTCCGAGCACTACACCGGCCACTCCGCCGACGGCACGTGCTACGACCACCAACTCGCCGCCGACCACGGCTGGATCACCCTCGACCGGACCACCACCTGCGGCTGACCCCACCCGCCCGTCCGGGCCCGCGCCGACACCCGATCGGCGCGGGCCCGACCCGTTCCCGCCCGGCCGCCCCCTTACCCGCCCGCCCTGCGCAACTCCCTCAGTTCTCTCCGTCCCACCCTCCCCTCCCCCGAGAGGCCCGGCCATGCTCCGCTTCGGCGTCAACTACACGCCCACCGAAGGCTGGTTCCACCACTGGCTCGACTTCGACCTCGACTCCATCCGCCGCGACCTCGACTCGCTCTCCCCCTCGGCCTCGACCACCTCCGGGTCTTCGCCCTCTGGCCGCTCTTCCAACCCAACCGCACCCTGATCCGACCCCAGGCCCTCGACCAGCTCGGCCGACTCCTCGATGCGGCAGCGGAGTTCGGCCTGGACGTGACCGTGGACGCGCTCCAGGGCCACCTCTCCAGCTTCGACTTCCTCCCGTCCTGGCTCACCACCTGGCACCGCCGCAACCTCTTCACCGACCCCCAGGTCCGCTCGGGCCAGCGCGCCTACCTGCGCGCCCTCGCCACCGCCCTCGCCGACCGCCCCAACTTCCTCGGCCTGACCCTGGGCAACGAGGTCGACCAGTTCTCCGACGACCCCCACCCGGACCCGGACCGCTGCACCCAGGACCAGGCCGCCGACTGGCTCACCGACCTCCTCGGCGTCTGCACGGCCGCCGCCCCGCACCGCCTCCACACCCACGCCGAGTACGACGCCGTCTGGTACCAGGACGGTCACCCCTTCACCCCGGCCCACGCCACCCGCCTCGGCGCCCTCACCACCGTGCACTCCTGGGTCTTCAACGGCACCGCCCAGCGCCACGGCCACGCGGCGGCGGCCACCACGGGCCACGCCGCCTACCTGATCGAGCTCGCCCACGCCTGGGCCGCCACCCCGAGCCGTCCGGTCTGGCTCCAAGAGGTGGGCGCCCCAAGCCCGTTGGTCCCACCCGAGCAGGGCCCGGCCTTCACCGAGGCCACCGTCCGCGCGGCAGCCGACTGCACCGGCCTCTACGGCATCACCTGGTGGTGCTCCCACGACGTCTCCCGCAGCCTGGCCGACTTCCCCGAACTCGAGTACGGCCTCGGTCTGTTGACCTCCGACCGCACCCTCAAGCCCGCTGCCCGCAGCTTCGCCGCCCTGGCCACCGAACTCCGCCACGCACCCGAGCCGCCCCCGCGCACCACCGCCCTGCTCCTCGACCCGGCGGCCCCGCGCTCGGCCTGCGCCCCGGGCTCCGCCTTCCACGACACCTGGTCCGCCCTGCACGCCGCCGGCCGCCGCCCGGCCATCGTGCTCACCCCGGCCGCGGCCGACCCCAGCCACCTCGCCGCCCGCGGCATCACCGAACTCCTCTCCCCTGCACCCCCGCTGACCGCCTGATCCCGGCCACCGAAGTCGCAGGTCATCCGGCGCGGGGCTCAGGCCGGCGGCCGCTCGCGCCACCAGGTGGCCGTGGCGCGGAAGGATTCGGGCCACGGGGTGGGGTGGAGGCCGAAGGCCTCGGTGAGGGCGGTGGAGTCCAGGGTGAAGGGCTGCTCGATCTGGTAGGCGATCTCGTCCAGCTCCCGGATGCGGGCGTTGAGCAGGCCGACGGCCCGCCGGAGGCGGCGGTTCACCGTGATCAGGCGGGGCTCGGCAGCGCCCACCGTGCGGCAGAACCGGAGCGCGAACTCACGCTGGCTCAGCTCCGGATGGCCGGGGACGTGCCAGGCACGCCCCCAGGCGCTCTCCTCGGTGGCCAGCAGCGCGAGGGTGCGGGCCGCGTCCGGCGCGTAGGTTCGGGCGTGCGGGAGAGTGGGGTTGCCGTAGAGGATCCCGGGACGGCCGGCCAGCAGCCGGGGGATCAGCAGCTTGCCCGTGTGGCTCTCGGTGACCCCGGGGCCGAAGTAGTCGGCGGCTCGGGCCTCCACCGCGCGCAGCCGGCCCGATCGGTGGGCGGCCGCCGCCGCGAGCCACATCCCGGCGCGCAGCCGCCCCTTGGGGCCGCTCGCCGCCAGCGGCGACTGCTCGGTCAGCGGTGTGCTGGACGGCCCGTAGGCGTAGAGGTTGCTCATCGTGACCAGGACGGCTCCGGTGCGCTCGGCCGCCGTCAGCAGCGCGGCGGCGAGCGGGGGCCACTCGCGTGACCAGTGCTGGTAGCCGGGCGGATTGGCGCAGTTGTGGAGAGCCACCGCATCCCGGGCCAGCGCGCTGAGCAGCCCCGGCCCGGTGGCGTCGGCGGCGACCGGCTCGATCCGTCCGTGCTGCGGCGCGCGGCCGCGCCGGGTCACCACCCGCACCTCGTGCCCCTGTTCGGCGAGCAGCAGGGCGGTGGCCGACCCGACGGGGCCGGCTCCGACGATGACGTGCAGGGACATCTCCACCACCTCGGGGCAGGATTCAGGGCACCAGGCTCAGGACGGCACCGCGCTCAGGACCACCACCGAGGGCCGGTCCGGTCGGTGGTGCAGCTCCTGCTCGGCCGCTGCCTGCCGCGCCGCCGATCCGGTCGGCTCGCCGGTGCCGGGGTTGCGGGCGAAGCGGGGGTGGGCCCCGCTGGAGATCTGCAGGCGGATGCGGTGACCGGCCCGGAACCGGCAGGCGGTGGGGGCGAGTTCGAAGCGGATCCGGTGCACCTCGGCACTCCCCTGCGTGCTGATCCGGCGCAGGCCGTCGGTGATGTTCACGGACCGCCCGTCCGGGTGGACGTCGCACAGCCGGGCGAAGAAGTCGGTGTGCGGCAGGCTGGAGCGGACGTACAGCTCCACGGCCACCGGGCCGATGGCGTCCAGGTCGGCGGCGAGCGGCGTACTGGTGAAGGTAAGCACGTCGGGGCGGGCCTCCAGTCGCCGGTTGTCCCGGGGGCCCGCGCCCGGGCCCGTCCACGCGCCGCCGACGGCCGGGGTCGGGTCGGCGGGGTCGTAGCGGTAGCGCGAGGGCGGGCCGGGCGTCGGAGGCTCCAGGGCCAGACCACCGTGCGGGTGCAGGTACCAGCGCTGTTCGACCGCCTGCGGCGGCGGCCAGGCGGTGAAGCCGCGCCACCGGTCGGCGCCGAGGACGAACAGCCGCACCGGCTCGGCCAGTTCGGACGGCTCCGCCACCTCGGCCGCCTCGGACCGCTCGGACGGCTCAGCCGCCTCGGACGGGCGGCGGCCCGCGAACAGCTCGTCGAACCGGCGCAGCGAGTCGGCCATGAAGGTGGGCCACCAGCGGCCGATGGCCGTGTGCGTCCACGGCCCGACGGTGAGCCGGGGGGCCGCGCCGCTCGCGCGCAGCGCCGTGTACTGCTGCAGGGTCTGGGCGAGGAAGGCGTCGTACCAGTTGCCCTGGAGCAGGACGGGCACCGCGCTGCCCGCACCGAGCGCGCGGCTGTGGTCCGAGGCGGCCCAGTACGGGTCGTCCGGCCCGGGGTGGGCCAGCCAGGCGTCGAGGTGCGGGAGGTCCCGGCCGAGGGCGCGCCGGCAGGCCGCGGCGAGCGGGAGCTGGCCGTAGGCGGTCCGCAGCCGCCGCTGCTCGCGTAGCTGTCGGAGGTTGTCGCGCAGCGGGCCGCGCTTGGGGTGGCTGAGCATCGAGGCCCAGCCGGCCATCGTGTCCAGGGCGAACGCGCCGCCGGGCCAGGCCACTTGGGAGTACTCGTGCGGTCCCATCTGGATCACCGCGCCGCGGTGGCCCGGTGGCGGGTCGGCCAGCAGCGCCCACTGCACGTAGCCCAGGTAGCTGGCGCCGATGGTGGCGAACTCGCCGGAGTACCACGGCTGTCGGTTCAGCCACTCGACGGTGTCCAGGCCGTCCGCGGCCTCGTGCACCCAGGGGTCGAGCGTGCCGCCCGAGCCGAAGGTGCCCCGGCAGCGCTGGACGAGCACCTGGTAGCCGCGCTCGGCGTAGAGCCGGCCGTAGAGGAAGCCGATCGGCAGATCCCAGCCGTAGAGGTTGCGGACCAGCAGGGTCGGCGGACGGCCGCCGTCGGCGGGGGCGTAGTGGTCGGCGAGCAGGTCGACGCCGTCGCGCATCGGGACCCGCAGATCCCGGGTGACCCGGACGGTCCGGGTGGCGGGCGGGAGGTGGAGCAGGCGGGCCACCGCGCGGGAGAGCAGGCTCCCGGTGGTGGTACGCCCGGTCGGCCGGATGAATTGCTCAACCGGCATGGATCAGGCCCAGGGTGGCGAGCAGCGTCAGGTTCTCGGCCGCGCTCCACCACTCGACGATCCGCCCGTCCTCCGTCCTGAGGATGTCGATGCCCCGGTTGGCGACGGAGGTGCCGGGCGCGGCGGTCGCACCGGGCAGGCCGCCCCGGTAGGTGCCGGTGAACTGCCAGCCGCCGGTGACCAGGTGGCCCTCGGCGAGCGGGCCGACCTCGGTGCGGTAGTGCAGGTCGGCGATGCCCAGCACGCCGCCGATCAGGGCCAGGGCGGCGTCGCGGTCGGTGACGGCACTCGGGTCCAGCGCGTCCGAGAGCTTCGGGGAGTGCACGGTCAGCCGTTCGGCGAGGATCTCCTTGCCGACGGCGAGATCGCCGTTCCACAGCGCGATCCAGCGCTCCCACAGCAGGTGGTTGTCCATGGTGGTCTCTCCCAGTTCAGCGGGTACCGGCTTCAGCGGGTACCGGCGGGGATCGGGGTACGAGGGGCGGGGGTCTGCACCGGGCCGCCGGGCACCAGGTGGCGGCGCCGGTCCCGGAGCAGTTGGCGCAGGTAGCGGTAGACGTCCAGTTCGACGGTGAGCTTCGGCGTGGCGGAGTAGCGCCGGCGGACCCTGCGCTCGTCGGCGGCGATCTCGGCCGCCATCCGCTGCCGATCCGGCAGCCGGGTGCGGCCCTGGATCAGGTCGGCGACCCACTCGGCCTGCGCCTCGGCGACGGGGGTGATGGCGCTGAGCGTCTTGGCGAAGCCGAGGAAGTACAGCCGGTCGTGGCCGGGCATCACCACCCGGCGGAAGAGCCGCATCGGCCCGGTCATCACCGGGGTCAACTCCGGTGGCAGGAAGGGGAAGCTGAACCTGAACCCGGTGCACCAGAGGATGGTGTCCACCTCGGCCACACTGCCGTCCGTGAACCGCACCTGCCGCCCGCCCTCGAAGCGTTCGATGCCGGGCCGGACCAGGATGCGGCCGGCCTTCACGGCCGGCAGGTAGCCCTCGCAGGTGGCCGGGTGGGTACGCAGGGCCAGGTGCCCCGGCGCGGGAAGGCCGTACTTGCTGATCCGGCCCTGCATCAGCCAGAGCATCGCGGTGAGGGTGACGCTCTGCACCCCGGGCGGGACGTACTTGGCGAACGGCAGGTTGACCTGGTCCGCCGGACGGCCGAAGAAGTACTTCGGGGTGATCCAGAAGCCGCGCCGGGCGCTCGAGTACACCCGTGCCGCCACG from Kitasatospora sp. MMS16-BH015 encodes:
- a CDS encoding NAD(P)/FAD-dependent oxidoreductase, with protein sequence MSARVCVIGAGVCGLAAAQVLKERGIPFDVYEKGSDIGGQWRFRNDSGASAVYDSIELNSSRDMSHFPKFPMPREYPLFPGHPQMLDYLERYTEHFHLRPHIRFRTEVAEVREEPDGGYQVTLGDGGSHHYTHVLVANGFHWDPKLPEPGYPGEFTGTQLHSKDYKTAEGLRGKRVLVVGFGNTACDIATELSTVAARVYSSARRGFWITPKYFFGRPADQVNLPFAKYVPPGVQSVTLTAMLWLMQGRISKYGLPAPGHLALRTHPATCEGYLPAVKAGRILVRPGIERFEGGRQVRFTDGSVAEVDTILWCTGFRFSFPFLPPELTPVMTGPMRLFRRVVMPGHDRLYFLGFAKTLSAITPVAEAQAEWVADLIQGRTRLPDRQRMAAEIAADERRVRRRYSATPKLTVELDVYRYLRQLLRDRRRHLVPGGPVQTPAPRTPIPAGTR
- a CDS encoding peptide-N4-asparagine amidase encodes the protein MQAPKLIRRLALATAALALALPLTPAAAESRPATAAAAGQVETNYADPVTALPPVSRPDTPHCTVTAMQHDFANSYGQPFTSTLTPPPDCPGPWNKVVLDWSGSVGGRQYDRLAGVWIGGAEVLRTSTPEPDPDGIKWHVDTDITAFAPLLRTAQPVVVDLGNLVNSTYTGVFHMTMTVTYYQADHHHPAAATADQVLPVSQSTTAPGWWNLGKGQSATATLAFPRNLTQAHLQLYARGGGCEEFWYANVPDSYAAAHADEGLCGGGTYREIQVQVDGRPAGTVQPFPAIYTGGISPMMWRPIPAIDAFRTLPYDLDLTPFAGTLTDGRPHTVTLLPPAGIADLWTLDGSLFLSTDPLRQQTSGAVTLDTVQPDPQLTTTTAAQADGSDLITATATRDWSVSGYVDTSRGRITTRLDRHGSYSNRDTISNGGQQQVSSQRDSGWLQTTVSHGPGRPEGTRADWSYPIDVTSTYVPGATADSYLVRGQATVARHLSTSTQQGHHWRPVDSTDDRLTAQGVMERQSGTLVQADGSGSEHYTGHSADGTCYDHQLAADHGWITLDRTTTCG
- a CDS encoding CocE/NonD family hydrolase, whose amino-acid sequence is MPVEQFIRPTGRTTTGSLLSRAVARLLHLPPATRTVRVTRDLRVPMRDGVDLLADHYAPADGGRPPTLLVRNLYGWDLPIGFLYGRLYAERGYQVLVQRCRGTFGSGGTLDPWVHEAADGLDTVEWLNRQPWYSGEFATIGASYLGYVQWALLADPPPGHRGAVIQMGPHEYSQVAWPGGAFALDTMAGWASMLSHPKRGPLRDNLRQLREQRRLRTAYGQLPLAAACRRALGRDLPHLDAWLAHPGPDDPYWAASDHSRALGAGSAVPVLLQGNWYDAFLAQTLQQYTALRASGAAPRLTVGPWTHTAIGRWWPTFMADSLRRFDELFAGRRPSEAAEPSERSEAAEVAEPSELAEPVRLFVLGADRWRGFTAWPPPQAVEQRWYLHPHGGLALEPPTPGPPSRYRYDPADPTPAVGGAWTGPGAGPRDNRRLEARPDVLTFTSTPLAADLDAIGPVAVELYVRSSLPHTDFFARLCDVHPDGRSVNITDGLRRISTQGSAEVHRIRFELAPTACRFRAGHRIRLQISSGAHPRFARNPGTGEPTGSAARQAAAEQELHHRPDRPSVVVLSAVPS
- a CDS encoding ester cyclase, with protein sequence MDNHLLWERWIALWNGDLAVGKEILAERLTVHSPKLSDALDPSAVTDRDAALALIGGVLGIADLHYRTEVGPLAEGHLVTGGWQFTGTYRGGLPGATAAPGTSVANRGIDILRTEDGRIVEWWSAAENLTLLATLGLIHAG
- a CDS encoding NAD-dependent epimerase/dehydratase family protein yields the protein MSLHVIVGAGPVGSATALLLAEQGHEVRVVTRRGRAPQHGRIEPVAADATGPGLLSALARDAVALHNCANPPGYQHWSREWPPLAAALLTAAERTGAVLVTMSNLYAYGPSSTPLTEQSPLAASGPKGRLRAGMWLAAAAAHRSGRLRAVEARAADYFGPGVTESHTGKLLIPRLLAGRPGILYGNPTLPHARTYAPDAARTLALLATEESAWGRAWHVPGHPELSQREFALRFCRTVGAAEPRLITVNRRLRRAVGLLNARIRELDEIAYQIEQPFTLDSTALTEAFGLHPTPWPESFRATATWWRERPPA